The Suricata suricatta isolate VVHF042 chromosome 3, meerkat_22Aug2017_6uvM2_HiC, whole genome shotgun sequence genome contains the following window.
TTTCTAAAGACAGTCCTCACTGCTGAACCATGTTGGTGGAATGCCTTGATTCCATCCTATTCTTGGATATCTGTACACCTGAAAAGGAATCCTGGTTAATTCTGAATCTTCACTCATTTTGGTTCCTTGAGCTGCCCTAAATGTGAAGTGAATTTAATCATTCAATACTAATATAACTGAATATTGCACACAATTCAAAATACTTTCCATTTGACTATGGAAAGAGACACACATATACAGCTTTTGTCCCCTGGGCAGCTGACTCTGGGCCTGTTCCCATCCTCAGGGCTCCTGCTTTCCATGGTTAGGGCAGTGGCTATAACTCCTAGGCAGGGGGGCAGGGTAGGGAACAGACAGATATTTCTGGGAAaagttttttcctctttaaattctCTAAGAGATTACTCAAGAGTcgagctttattttaaaatttttatatgatatatttaagcttttacttttatttttattttattttagagagagagagtatgagcaggggagaggagcagagggagagagagagactcttaagccagctccatgctcagcatggagcctgacttcaggcttgaccccatgaccctgggtcatgacctgagccaacatcaagagctggatgctcaaccaactgagccacccaggtgcccctaagctttttaaaaagtaggcaatCAGTCATCTACATTGGGGTTATTCTTTTGCATTCACTGGAAAACTTGGGGAAAGACCTTAGGCATTTTTCAAAGGCTAGTCCAGCATCCTCCACAAAGGCAATTACCTTCAATAATAAGGAAAGTCCTTTATGTGAGATTAAGAAcaacaaagaagatgaaaatgttgAACACTGACCTGTGAAGTTTTGGAACATAGTCTGGAAACTGTGGACAGGTAGATTTTGGATGCTCTGAGATTCACTGAACTTCAGATATGGTTAAGAGTTGGAAAGGAGCTTGGAGCAAATCTGGTCCAGTCATCTCacttataagaaaagaaacaaaatgccagACAGATTAGAGGATGTGCCCCAAACCACTGGTGTGGAACTGGGACTAGAAGAAAAGGAACACAGGCTCCTGATGCTTTATCAACTACAGGACTTTCCAGTATATAGATTGGTGCCTTATGAGACAGGGAAACTTCCAACTGTCTATGATCCTTTGGAATGAGAAATAATGATGAGAAGCAAGATACCTCTATAAAGACAATAGGTATATCTCATCCTTGGAAATTGGGAAGCAAACAGAAGGCAGCATTGGCCATCCAATGAGGGGAGCCTGTTTCAATTTTTCTTATGTGCCTATTGTAGGTGACCCAAGTCATCTTACGGCTCCACGATGTAACCTCTTTAGGAGGCATCCTTTGGATGCTCTGGTCTCTAGTTCTTAGGTCCAAGTCCCTAAGTGTTAGAAAGTCCAGGTGTATTCAAACAGAGTAGAAATATttgttagaaaaatgaaatctttgaaagatttctaaaataaaatagctttgaaAATCAGTGGAATGTGGCTGGTGAAATTAGGTCCCTAATTACTCATCTTTCACCCACTCTCTGGGATCATTTTAGTGACTAAAAGTCAAGTGAACAGATGAGTCAGGTCTACCTATTCCAGTAAACAAGTATCTTCTGTAGATCAACCCAGATGGACCAGAGATAAGTGAATTAACACATGGAAATCAAATAGCAACTTTATTAATGACAtaagagatgcaaattaaaacaaagggaTACACATTTTCATCCATCCAattagtaaagattaaaaaaaacagattgatAAAAATGTGAAGGAAAGTTTGCTTAAACATTAGTTGACAGCCAAGGAACAGGTAAATTATTATACGTTTTCTGAAGAGCAGTTGgaaaaatgaaccaaaaattttaaagtgttcattTCCCATGTAATCTCATTGCTAAGaatttatcttaataaaataatcagagacaTACCCCAAAACTCATAGATAAGAATGTTCATCCTTTCCTTATAAggctatttataataaataagtcagaagaaacttaaatgcctCTTAACAAGAGATTAAATACATTATGGTGTATTCAGAGGTCCTAAAATACAGCAACTAAATCCATACATTAGAAGGACATTTAATGCCATAGAGATTGCGCATTCTATCTTGTTAGATAAAGAGACAAGTTATAAAACAGGATGCTTAGGTTAATATTGCCTATATAGatgcatatgcatattttttattcttagtaAAGAACTAGAAGAACTTACACTTAAACATATCAACAGTGAAGTTAATATGGGACGCATCATAATAGAATATTTAAGCATTCTTATTTGCtcctttttcacttttcattttcccaCAGTTAACTCATTAagtcttttattcattcacaaGTGTTCCTGGAGTGCTTCTTATGTGCCAGGTTGGGTGCTGAGTGTTGTGTGATGACTGAGAACAAGAGAGATGAGTGTCCTATCTGTGCAGAACTCTTAGCACGCTGGAGAGGATAAACAAAAGCCAGCAAACCACGGCATAATTTTATATTGCACTAAGTGCGACGTAAGATAGTGGTCTGGAAAGTCCCCTCTAAggaggtagtgtgtgtgtgtgtgtgtgtgtgtgtgtgtgtgtgtgtgtgtgtgtgtgtatgagtatgCGTGTGTGTCAGGTGCGGTGGGAGGATAGGGGGAAACATTCCAGCAGTGAGAATGGCCTGTGCAAAGACCCTGGGGGCAGGAAACATTCATCACTGAAGTGTAggatatgtttccattttatttcaatatttatccAGCAGATACTTTTGTTGAGTACCCTTTATGAGAATAACACTGTACAAGACTCTGCCAGGGATATAAAGATATGCAACGTGTGGTTCTCTGTTCCATTTCCTGTAAGTACTTGGCTGAAAGCCAGGCGAGTTGCTCAGATGGTTTGTGGTATAGGAATGTAGAAGAGACTCAGTTGTGCCTTTCCTGTTCGCTAACACCTCATTCTTGGGGGGCTAAAGAGGTAATGATTAATCAGGTAGCATTCTCAGTTGACTGGGGCATTCTCATGCCATATGCGAGTTTTACGGGCTAATCACAAGGAACTTGATGTAGATGAGTGCCTTTCTATGAATCTTTCCTGAATGCCTTAGCTGAATTTATTAGCGAAGTGGTAGCTCGgtttgattaaaatatttgaagtcagAGAAGTAATGTCTACTTTGGGAACTATTGTCTACTTTAACTCCTCCAATTgaatttaacacatatttactggTCTTATGCCCTGTGTTAGAAAATGAGCTAAGTACTCTGGTAGATTAAATCTATTGTAAGACATTTGCCATTTATTTGAGGCGAGTAAGACAAGTTATACAGGTACCACAGAAATGGGGAGTCAGAACTGACAAGAGAAGTGAAGACAGAGTGATTCTAAGTTTCAAAGGAGGGAGAAATCTTTGATTAAAAAGACCTAGGACGGTTTCCCAAAGAAGGAGGTGTTGTAGGTGGTATTTAGAGGGTTGATAGGAATTTGCCAGAGGGATCTGTTTGGAGGGAGTTTTGGGCAGACagaacagcatgagcaaaggcacagGGGCTGGAAGCTGGGTGTGTTCAGGTTACATCAGAACTTGTGTTGTGTAGCCTTGGCCAGTGTGAGCAAATAGAGGAGACAAGGCTGGTCAGATAGGCAGAGACCATGTGACTGGGGAAACTTTTACATAGTTATACATTCAACAAGGCGTTTGAGATCGGAGAATGATTAATTTGGGCAGACTGTCAAATGCCACCTGGGGGGAGACCTAGTGTCCAGGAAGTGAAATCACAATCTTCTTCGGTCTCTGTCCTGTGGAGTGGAGAACCAGAGTGGAAAAATCCTAATTTGAAGTCAGGAGACCTGAGTGAGCATCCTTCTCTGATATTGAGTAGCTGGATCAGTGTCACCCAACTTCTAAGCTCATGTAGCCATCTATAAGGTGGGACAGGAATCTCTACCTCAAAGGTGCTGTGGCAGGTTCAAATGCAGTAACTGATGTGATAGCTCTTTATAAATCaacctttttattgttttattgtaaCATGATAATTTATGCAGATGTCCACTtccatttggtttatttttgaccTCTGTTTCTGAAATACACATTCCTGTGAGTTCTACAGTTTGGATTTGCATGATTAGCATATGTCAGAATGttgtcatttatgtttttaaaaaatcacgtTTATTTAAATGACCTGTTGAGAGTCTCAAGAAAAGAATGGTTGGTGTCTCATTTTTACATATATCTTTCATGTCTCTATGATACAGGTCAACCCAATCCACTCTCTGAAAAAAAGGAGCTGAGAAAAGCGGCCCATTTAACAGGTCTGTATCTGGAAGGTACACGGGGCTTGGGAAAGCCTTTGACAGAAAGCAGCATAGCTGGTTGGGTACTGTGCCTGAGGGAGTTGTTACTTTCTGGTGATGGTATTTAACACCTAAGAATGGTCCTGTCTTTCCAGTTAAGTCACACACAGACTGGACCCCTACTGCAGTCTAGGCCATGTTCTGAACTAGAGAAATGGAGCTCCATGAGTTGCCCATTCTTAAATAATTCCACAGAACCTTTTGGGATATAGGGCATGGGTACAAGAGGTGAGATCTGGGAAGTGGGGAGTAAGTGCTTTTCTGGTTTTCTGAAAGAGCCTCACTCTGCTTTCTGTAAGAGTAGAACTGGGAATGAGGAGAAAGGCCCCATCCTGGCACTGGGGAACTTCCTGCATGTGGTCATGTACTAGAGTGAAGTGATTTGATAACAGTGTGACATGGGCATTCCCAGGGTATAGTCCATTAACATCGGAAAGTGGAAATGTATCACAGAAACTGGTGTGCCACTGTCCCTGGAATTATTTAGACAGAGGCTGTAGAATGATCCAGTTTGGATCAATagacatttattgaacacatgtAGTGTGCCAAGTCTTGGGGACATGTAGATGAAAAACACATAGTTCCTGCCTTCAAGAAACCTAAGATCTAATAGAGAAAGACAGGTACAAAAGTAATGATATCAATACTGGAGAGTATTCTCTGATTAAGGTATGTATATATGCTATGAGGACACAAAAGAAAGGGAATTTTAGCCCCAAGTGGGGGACTGAAGACTCCTGAGTGTAGGTAAGGAGTTGGACCAGGTGATCCCTAAAGATTCCTCCCAACTTTAGAATTTCAGAATTCCTTGGGTTTGGCTTTTCTCCTCACTGGGGAGACCTTGAAGCCTAGAAGTTTTGGTGGTAGTTCTGAAAACTGTAGCATCTTTGTTCCAGAGAGCTAAAATAATCTCAATAATGTCCCATCATAATTGATTAGCATATGTTTTATTGTCCCAGTTGTGTAGATGAGAAATTGAGGTAGACAATTTAATAGAGGTGTTGCAGTGATGGATGAAGTCTGACCTGTAGGCCAGTTCTATGTGGGCTATGTCATTTTGGTCATGTGCTCAAGGAAAGGCCCACAGTTCTGGCTTAGAAGCTTCATTTGTTGGGTGCATGAGCATTCCTGGCTGAACAGTCCTCTCTGATTTGATTTCAGGCAAGCCCAACTCAAGATCCATCCCTCTGGAATGGGAAGACACATATGGAATTGCCCTTGTCTCTGGGGTGAAGTATAAGAAGGGTGGCCTTGTGATCAATGATACTGGGCTGTACTTTGTGTATTCCAAAGTGTACTTCAGGGGTCAGACCTGCAACAACCAGCCCCTGAACCACAAGGTCTATATGAGGACCTCTAAGTATCCCCAGGACCTGGTGCTGATGGAGGGGAAGATGATGAACTACTGCACTACTGGCCAGATGTGGGCCCGCAGCAGCTACCTGGGAGCAGTGTTCAATCTCACCAGTGCTGACCATTTATATGTCAATGTATCGGAACTATCTCTGGTCAGTTTTGAGGAATCTAAGACATTTTTTGGCTTATATAAGCTCTAAGAAAAGcactttgggattctctccatatAGTTCCTTGTTGTAGGCACTGAGAATATGGTCTTGGATGAGTCTTCTTAAGCCCACTTGAGGTCAAATGAGAAGACATGAGCCAAGTAGACCTCGAGACCACAGGGTCCAGCAGGTCTACAGTGCCTCATTTCACTGTAGATGTCCATTTGTCTGGTCCATGTGCAGACAGGAAGGGAAATATGACTGAAGAGCATGAGACTTTCGCTGCCATGGGAAGacacagaggcagggagaagcagCTACCACGGTACTCTACACTCATCTTCAGTGGCCAAAAGCACTTTGGCACATTGGAAAGGACAATTAACTCACCTCTTGGGGTGAGTTTACTGTCTACCTCAGAGGAGACTGCCTTTCAGATATATGCATAGGACATGAGTGTATAAAGTATGGAAAAAGAGGACTAGGTTGCATGATAAGCTAAATAGATGGAAAGGCCAGTGTCCCACTGACAGCACCTTTATTTCTAAATGGATAGCCTGAGCAACCAGGTGAGGCtaacagagaagaaaggggaatCTTTTGGGAAGTTAGTCCATTCCCTACACTGCATGTACATTTTCAGTGTAATTGTAGAGGTGTGTAtgggtgcacgtgtgtgtgtgtgtgcatgcatgtgcacgtgttCACATGCATGTGACTGGAAGAGTTGCATAAGTAGAGACCATGTGGAGACTGGGGAGGACATGTTAGGAAAACATGGTTGCATGCAGTGGTAGATTTTGAATACTTCTTGGCAACCAACTCAGCTGTCCTCAACATAGTCCTCGGGACTCTTTGACTGTCAGCTGTTGATGCTGTTTTCCTATAATATAAtcagtatttatatacattttgtgtattttaatgaaaagaatacatgtaataaaaattctgttttagaaTACGGATACACATTATGAATGTGTTTTTTGGAAATCACTAAGATTtggaattttttccttattatttctttccccCATGGGTTCCTTGCTCATTTTGACTAAAGGCCAAGGTAAGAAGAACTCACTGGGGTAAGAAGAGCTGTGGAGTAAATCTGTCATTGCCAGACACCTTTCTCTTCCAGCCTCTTTCCTGTTATCCAAAGTTTTCATTACCTATACTATTGCCAATGTTAAGCTCACCCAACTTGCAGTAGATTTGATGACaacttccccccaacccccagggggCAGAGCCATACCAGAGTGTAAAGGGCAAGACTTCGGACTAAAAAGCCTGAATTTGAATCTTTGTTCCTAAACTTACTAACTGCAATCACTAGGCGAGCTGCTTGACTTCTCTTGGACAAAAATGGTGGACATGTAcatgaagtattgatacatggCATCTGTCCAAACAATGGcatctattattattaataagccACTCTGTGAGAGGCACTTCATGCTCCAGAAGCCACTGACCTGAGGGATCCATCCAAACCCCTGGTTTCTTACATGGTCCTGTTCCTCACTCACAAtgacttttcctatttttttcaacTACTCACTACCATGGCTTCTCTCTAGACTTTGccattgttaaaaattaattgttaatatttattaaaaatattaattgttaatatttcctttatgatttgaTTTCAGCTATCTTATTTTCACAATATCATCTCCTATTATTTCAGCTCAATTGCTTCAACATTTTCTCtcctaaatatgtatatttttaccaTATTGAGGTCTCTAATAAACTTTATCATTTCCCTACATATCCATCAGCTCATTCTTTATCTTTACTCCTCTCTCTGATAAGCTTAGATTCTACCCTCTGTCATGACAATCAATCTCTTGAAAACTTTTTCAACTCCAGAATATTCTGCTTCCTTCACTGTATTCTCCTTGCAAAAATCCCATTTTCTTTAAGCTGGCATCCTAAAAGCTGAATATTGCTGGAGAAAAATTACCCAAACAGATAGATTGgcttatttttatctattatctaCTTAAATAGATTATCACtgatttctttctatcttttgacTTATTCTAATAAGCAATACATGGAAAtagtacaaattttaaataaagggtACTTGACCAGCACCTCATGAGGACTGTTGACCTGgtccccttttatttatttataactgaaaTATAAGAATGGAAGTAAATGCTCTTTTCATTGTGTTCCATGGTCCTATTTCCACCCACTGAGACTATCACCATCTCTTTCTGTAGCTTCCTGGAGATGGTCTGTATGTAAGTATGACATCACTTTATATCCTGGTTTCCCAACTTTGGTTCTATTAACATTCTGAGCTGGATAATTCTGTGTTGTGTGTAGTACGCTTAGCAGTATCCATACCCTCTATCCACTAGATGCGAGTAACATTGTCCCCTCCTCCATGTGTGATAACCAAGAATAtgtccagacattgccaaatgtccccaaGCTGGGGGTGGAAAGACATAATCAGGCCTACTTGAGAACACTGATCTGTATTAGTGGTCACAGATCATTCAGCCCTGCCTAGAATGTTTCCTTTAGTTTCCTGCCAAGCACATTTTTCCACTGTTTGAGACAAGTATGTCTTATCTTTTTCTCTTGCAAACCTGCCATATCACCTCCTCCCACCATGGAACCTCACTTACACCACCAGAACAGAAATCCACCTGCATCTGCATGATCTCTTTCTTTTATACTTatagaggaggaagaggaccaTCTTTAAAATTGTGCACTAgacccttttcctctcccctactttgcctctttaaaattgttcttctctcttctggaTCTTCAAACCATCAGTGTCTACGAAATGTTTTCTATCAGCGTATACATATGTTCAAGTGTCCTTTTTCAATAAAAGACAACCCAACCCAAACTAAAAAGATCCCAaacttttctttacctttcctcttctccagtgATGGCtgcatttctcattttcctgGTAGAGACAAACATCTGAGAAGGTTGTCTCCACATACATGGGCTCCATTTCCTTAGCCAGGAATGCTCTTCTTCAGGCTCCTCATGTGACGGGCTTCTGATCTTTCAGGACTTagtttaaatgtcacctcctccgaCCATTTCTAGAGCCTcctcttttctcattattttattgctCTCTAGCTCCTTCTTAGTAACTAGCATAACTTGTGGTTATATTCTTTATTTGACAACTTTCAAAATACCTGTTTTTTTCCAGTAGAATAAAAGGTCCAAAAGCAAAaacttttctgctttgtttacCACTGTATCTTCTTCACCAAACCCAGTGCCTCGCACATATTAGGAGCTCAACAAATATCTGTTGACTGAATAAcctatttataaaacaaatgtttctcaGTTTGGGATATGTGTATGTTTCTCAACATAATGAATATATTCACTACTAGTTGTAGTATTGTCTCATGTAAGTGTTTATCCAGCTTTGAGTAGGTTATCTAATGGGAATTTGAggctacagatgaagaaatagtgCATTCTAATTCTTAGcactggaaaatgagaaaaatctctttGGTGTGTGGCATTACCAAGAGTTATTCAGGAGACTGTTGAGGGAAAACTGCTGGGTTACTAGAGCTGAACTTGTCCCTTAGAagacagtcaataaatatttgttgaagaaattaatgaacaaaACCAAAGATTCAGGCTGAAGTGTGTCACGATCTCCTTAAAACTCCTCCTTGATTCATGTGTTTCCTGACCAGTACCTCATGGAGAAAGTCAAGGAGGTATTCACCCTTTTTTTTGGCTCTTGTATGTATTCCTAGCCCTCATGATGAAATCCTCCTtatcccttttctcctctcttggcTCCAAACATCAAGTACACCAGTTCTAAGGGTAATAGAAAGTTCCCTGgatgttgtttttaaatcaatgGAACCTTCTAGATAATGGTACCAGAGCAAGGAGGATGTAGAATGGCAGTGGGGCATCCTGAGATGACATAATGTCATCAGCT
Protein-coding sequences here:
- the FASLG gene encoding tumor necrosis factor ligand superfamily member 6; this translates as MQQPLNYPYPQIYWVDSRASSPWGSPGSVLPCPSSVPGRPGQRRPPPPPPPTLPPPPPPPPSLPPLPPLPLPPLKTRRDHNTGLCLLVMFFMVLVALVGLGLGLFQLFHLQKELAELRESTSPKHIASSLEKQIGQPNPLSEKKELRKAAHLTGKPNSRSIPLEWEDTYGIALVSGVKYKKGGLVINDTGLYFVYSKVYFRGQTCNNQPLNHKVYMRTSKYPQDLVLMEGKMMNYCTTGQMWARSSYLGAVFNLTSADHLYVNVSELSLVSFEESKTFFGLYKL